The DNA segment TCCTCTCACAAAAGAGCCATACAGAATCAAGGAATAAAGTTCATCATCTAAGTTCTCTGTTCTTTTCAATTTTGTTTTTATGCACTCGATAATACTGTCAAGCATATCATTTCCCTTTAAGCTTTGGTTTAGGCTCAGCCAAGCTTATAACACCATTTGAACTTTTTATGTTTATCTTATTAATCGCACTTGTAGGAGAAGGAACAGCTTTTCTCTCTTCCTCTACTTGCCAGTCAATTTCGTCTCCTATTTCAGCATGGATAGCATTTATAACACCTACTGGAGCTTCAATTATATATCTTGCACTCTCCTTTGGCGTATAAACCCTCCACGGCTTTGCGCGCTTAAGGTCAACCACTTTTCGAGAGGAGTCAAGAAAGAGAACATCTATGCTCTGAAACATGAAAAACATATGAAT comes from the Thermococcus sp. Bubb.Bath genome and includes:
- a CDS encoding DUF192 domain-containing protein, with product IHMFFMFQSIDVLFLDSSRKVVDLKRAKPWRVYTPKESARYIIEAPVGVINAIHAEIGDEIDWQVEEERKAVPSPTSAINKINIKSSNGVISLAEPKPKLKGK